In Trifolium pratense cultivar HEN17-A07 linkage group LG7, ARS_RC_1.1, whole genome shotgun sequence, a genomic segment contains:
- the LOC123896527 gene encoding dehydration-responsive element-binding protein 1B-like has product MNLENESTTNSHANTKANPYTHNHKKKTGRKKFKQTRHPIYRGIRQRNGKKWVSEIREPNKKKSRIWLGTYATPEMAAIAHDIAVLAFKGTSAIFNFPNSISLLPVLKSTSAKDIREAAKTFTNTRDETKSCLVECKSQESVFKGDNIEIMNNDIDESKTMFFDEEVLFNMPCFLDNMAEGLLITPPSMKSALDWDNLDCEMDLTLWAD; this is encoded by the coding sequence ATGAACTTGGAGAATGAATCTACTACTAATTCTCATGCAAACACAAAAGCAAATCCATACACTCACAATCACAAGAAAAAAACAGGAAGAAAGAAATTCAAGCAAACAAGGCACCCAATTTATAGAGGAATTCGTCaaagaaatggaaaaaaatGGGTGTCTGAAATTCGTGAACCAAACAAGAAAAAATCAAGAATATGGCTTGGAACTTACGCTACACCTGAAATGGCAGCTATCGCACATGATATAGCTGTCCTAGCATTTAAGGGCACTTCAGCAATATTCAATTTTCCTAATTCTATTTCTCTTCTTCCAGTTTTGAAATCAACTTCAGCTAAAGATATAAGAGAAGCTGCAAAGACTTTTACAAACACTAGAGATGAGACTAAGTCTTGTTTGGTGGAATGTAAGAGCCAAGAAAGTGTTTTTAAGGGTGATAATATTGAGATTATGAATAATGATATTGATGAGTCTAAAACAATGTTTTTTGATGAGGAGGTTTTGTTTAATATGCCTTGTTTTTTAGATAATATGGCTGAGGGTTTGCTTATTACACCACCCTCTATGAAGAGTGCATTGGATTGGGACAATCTTGATTGTGAAATGGATTTGACATTGTGGGCAGATTGA
- the LOC123895493 gene encoding uncharacterized protein LOC123895493: MATPKRSYDQQHQQVKNSGMISNMQSPRRDEREEEMSRSVLAMFKSKEEEIERRKLEVRDKVHAHLGRVEKETQRLAEIRQEIEGFTDPMRKDVAMVRKKIDMVNKELKPLGQTCQKKEREYNEALEAFNEKNKEKAQLVTKLVELVTESERIRMKKLEDLSKNIDTLH, from the exons ATGGCAACACCAAAAAGATCCTATgatcaacaacatcaacaagTGAAGAACTCAGGAATGATTAGCAACATGCAAAGTCCAAGAAGAGATGAAAGGGAAGAGGAAATGTCAAGATCAGTTCTAGCAATGTTCAAATCAAAGGAAGAAGAAATTGAGAGGAGAAAATTGGAGGTTAGAGATAAGGTTCATGCTCATCTCGGTCGAGTCGAAAAGGAAACACAGCGATTGGCTGAGATAAGACAA GAGATTGAGGGATTCACAGATCCAATGAGGAAGGATGTTGCAATGGTTAGAAAGAAGATAGACATGGTTAACAAAGAGTTGAAGCCATTGGGTCAAACATGCCAGAAAAAG GAGAGAGAATACAATGAAGCTCTTGAGGCTTTCAAtgagaaaaacaaagaaaaggctcaacttgttacaaaattagtGGAG CTTGTGACTGAAAGTGAGAGAATAAGGATGAAGAAGCTGGAAGATCTAAGCAAAAATATAGATACACTTCACTAA